A portion of the Candidatus Polarisedimenticolia bacterium genome contains these proteins:
- a CDS encoding sulfatase: protein MAALIERLKRALPGVAASLLLLGSSFQAEGQNPPQEPPPATTEKQPPAKPPDDAEKTVRRNVFLYVIDGLGATEVTAYGYPIMTTPNLVSMMEEGITYTNHYSVSPWTAPAVASLFTALFPSAHGVNRAGERLPAAARTFAEVLKENGYKTALFSAHPLVGPLSGLQQGFDWVEEVPGPFYPKASRGPAESSSVLNARVKQWLDASGGSAPVFVTVISADPLQPFGVPDPAGGRFIDAKELEWYRGIRKRLLERRPGPLSLATLDDLKYLKADPSRFAAAARKVYDAAIFHNDAQMRALRDDLQQRGWLGSSLFVATATHGQELLEHGAFGHGSSLYDVGIKVPLVLTCPELFARVNQVRDMADNVDLMPTLLSLLGLPVPEGVQGIVRNLSPAPDKVMPLQRPAFAEARPAGELDTGTMVMVAEEGVKFIENSQAPAGLDRSAVELYRRKEGPQDWDRKNVAGGMPRVMAHEREVLALWKERTNDKRLPADPGPVPADPRLKEVLRSLGYLQGSGSAVTPSSAGKQPAGAKAAPSAEHP, encoded by the coding sequence ATGGCGGCCTTGATCGAGCGTCTCAAGCGAGCACTTCCTGGCGTGGCCGCCTCACTTCTGCTCCTGGGGTCCTCCTTCCAGGCGGAGGGGCAGAATCCTCCCCAGGAGCCTCCGCCCGCCACCACTGAAAAACAGCCGCCTGCGAAGCCGCCTGACGATGCGGAAAAAACGGTGCGGCGCAACGTCTTTCTCTACGTAATCGACGGCCTCGGAGCGACCGAAGTGACCGCCTACGGCTATCCGATCATGACCACGCCCAACCTCGTGAGCATGATGGAGGAGGGGATTACCTACACGAACCACTACTCGGTGTCTCCCTGGACCGCTCCCGCCGTGGCTTCGCTGTTCACCGCGCTCTTTCCCTCGGCGCATGGCGTGAATCGCGCGGGGGAGCGGCTTCCCGCGGCCGCGCGTACCTTCGCCGAGGTCCTCAAGGAAAACGGCTACAAGACGGCGCTCTTCTCGGCGCACCCGCTGGTGGGGCCGCTGAGCGGGTTGCAGCAGGGCTTCGATTGGGTGGAAGAGGTCCCCGGGCCGTTCTATCCGAAGGCGTCACGGGGTCCTGCCGAAAGCTCCTCGGTCCTCAACGCGCGCGTCAAGCAATGGCTCGACGCCTCGGGAGGATCGGCGCCGGTCTTCGTGACCGTCATTTCCGCCGATCCGCTGCAACCCTTCGGGGTGCCGGATCCGGCCGGCGGGAGATTCATCGATGCGAAGGAGCTCGAATGGTATCGCGGAATCCGCAAGCGGCTGCTGGAGCGCCGCCCCGGGCCGTTGTCGCTGGCCACCCTGGATGACCTCAAGTACCTGAAGGCCGACCCATCCCGCTTCGCGGCGGCGGCGCGGAAGGTCTACGACGCCGCCATCTTCCACAACGATGCCCAGATGCGCGCCCTGCGCGACGATCTCCAGCAGCGCGGCTGGCTCGGAAGCAGCCTCTTCGTGGCGACCGCAACCCACGGCCAGGAGCTGCTGGAGCACGGCGCTTTCGGCCACGGCAGCTCGCTGTACGACGTCGGGATCAAGGTCCCCCTGGTCCTGACCTGCCCCGAGCTCTTCGCGCGGGTGAATCAGGTGCGCGACATGGCCGACAACGTCGACCTGATGCCGACCCTGCTGTCGCTCCTCGGTCTGCCGGTCCCCGAAGGCGTGCAGGGGATCGTGCGCAATCTTTCCCCCGCCCCCGACAAGGTCATGCCCCTGCAGCGGCCCGCCTTCGCGGAAGCGCGTCCTGCCGGCGAGCTCGACACCGGAACGATGGTCATGGTTGCGGAGGAGGGGGTCAAGTTCATTGAGAACAGCCAAGCCCCCGCAGGCCTCGACCGTTCCGCGGTCGAGCTGTACCGCAGGAAGGAAGGTCCGCAGGACTGGGATCGCAAGAACGTGGCGGGCGGCATGCCGCGCGTCATGGCCCACGAGCGGGAGGTCCTCGCCCTTTGGAAGGAGCGCACCAACGATAAGCGCCTGCCCGCCGACCCCGGTCCCGTCCCCGCGGATCCCCGACTCAAGGAGGTGTTGCGCTCGCTCGGCTACCTGCAGGGTTCAGGATCGGCCGTCACTCCCTCGTCCGCCGGCAAGCAGCCGGCCGGCGCCAAGGCGGCGCCCTCCGCGGAACATCCCTGA
- a CDS encoding cysteine synthase family protein, with protein sequence MSWLESSPRYRPFLERFPVLRLIGGTRLFPIPGTTDGGAQILAKAEWSNPGGSVKDRPVAQMLLEASIAGELTPGRRILDSSSGNAGIAYAMIGAMMGVPVTLVVPGNASAERKERILAHGAQLRQTDPLEGYDAALREAHRLATSDPALYFMPDQYANRHNWMAHYDGTASEILEQTAGRLTHLVAGIGTGGTLTGVGRRLKEHDARLRVVCVVPEAFPGIEGLKPLESPQDIVPEILDASLIDERIRVSTDEAASACLDLARAGLFVGQSSGAYFHAARQVARREPGARIVTIFSDLGERYFSTRLWRP encoded by the coding sequence ATGTCCTGGCTGGAAAGCTCGCCTCGCTACCGCCCCTTCCTCGAGCGCTTTCCCGTCCTGCGCCTGATCGGCGGCACCCGGCTGTTTCCCATCCCCGGAACGACGGACGGCGGCGCGCAGATCCTGGCCAAGGCGGAATGGTCGAATCCCGGCGGATCGGTGAAGGATCGCCCGGTGGCGCAGATGCTGCTCGAGGCGTCGATCGCGGGGGAGCTGACGCCGGGCCGGCGGATTCTCGATTCATCCAGCGGCAACGCCGGCATCGCCTACGCCATGATCGGCGCGATGATGGGCGTGCCGGTGACGCTGGTGGTCCCCGGAAACGCCTCGGCCGAGCGCAAGGAGCGCATCCTGGCGCACGGGGCACAGCTGCGGCAGACCGATCCGCTGGAAGGGTACGACGCCGCCTTGCGCGAAGCGCATCGCCTGGCCACGAGCGATCCGGCGCTTTACTTCATGCCCGATCAATATGCCAACCGACACAACTGGATGGCCCATTACGACGGCACGGCGTCGGAGATCCTCGAGCAGACCGCGGGACGGCTGACTCATCTCGTCGCCGGAATCGGCACGGGGGGGACGCTCACGGGTGTGGGGCGGCGACTGAAGGAGCACGATGCGCGCCTCCGGGTCGTCTGCGTCGTCCCGGAGGCCTTTCCCGGCATCGAAGGCCTCAAGCCGCTGGAAAGCCCGCAGGATATCGTGCCGGAGATCCTGGACGCGAGCCTGATCGACGAGAGGATTCGGGTCTCGACCGATGAGGCAGCATCCGCCTGCCTGGATCTGGCCCGGGCCGGGCTGTTCGTGGGACAATCTTCGGGAGCCTACTTTCACGCGGCGCGTCAAGTGGCGCGCCGCGAGCCGGGCGCCCGCATCGTGACCATCTTCTCGGATCTCGGGGAACGCTACTTCAGCACGAGGTTATGGCGGCCTTGA
- the moeB gene encoding molybdopterin-synthase adenylyltransferase MoeB produces MPVVIVRIPAPLRSLSGGRDQVPSAGSTAREVLEDLEAQCAGIGARLRDEKGDLRRFVNLYLNEDDLRHLEGLETKVKEGDVLSIVPAVAGGAGKQGPSADAALPTTAKDLLRDLRARIKEETPSQVKERLAGPNPPFLLDVREKDEVDQGHLPGAVHLPRGFLELRIEGLQPDRSTPVVAYCAAGNRSLLAAEGLQRLGYDNVVSMAGGFTRWRNEGNPVEVPRVLSEADRRRYSRHLMIPEVGEAGQIKLLQSRVLLVGAGGLGSPAGYYLAAAGVGTLGIVDFDVVDESNLQRQILHAADRVGMPKTESARRTLSGLNPAIKVVPMEARLSSANVESIFKDYDIIVDGSDNFPTRYLVNDACVLMKKPNVHGSVYRFEGQVTVFDPPRGPCYRCLYPEPPPAELAPSCADAGVLGVLPGVVGLLEAVETVKLILGAGDTLVGRLLHYDALKAEFRMLKLRRDPACRYCGDGAVFPGFVDYEQFCADAARQA; encoded by the coding sequence ATGCCTGTCGTAATCGTCAGGATTCCCGCGCCGCTGCGCTCCCTGTCGGGAGGCAGGGACCAGGTGCCGTCGGCGGGGAGCACCGCCCGCGAAGTCCTGGAAGATCTGGAGGCGCAGTGCGCCGGCATCGGCGCGCGCCTGCGCGACGAGAAGGGAGACTTGCGCCGGTTCGTGAACCTCTATCTGAACGAGGACGATCTGCGACATCTCGAAGGCCTCGAGACGAAGGTGAAGGAAGGGGACGTGCTGTCGATCGTCCCGGCCGTCGCCGGCGGCGCGGGCAAGCAGGGGCCTTCGGCGGATGCCGCGTTGCCGACCACGGCCAAGGACCTGCTGCGCGATCTGCGCGCCCGCATCAAGGAAGAGACGCCTTCCCAGGTGAAGGAGCGGCTGGCGGGGCCTAATCCACCTTTCCTGCTGGACGTGCGGGAAAAAGACGAAGTGGATCAGGGGCACCTGCCCGGGGCAGTGCACCTGCCGCGCGGCTTCCTGGAGCTGCGCATCGAGGGGCTCCAGCCGGACCGCAGCACTCCGGTGGTCGCCTACTGCGCGGCGGGGAATCGCTCGCTCCTGGCGGCGGAAGGGTTACAGCGGCTGGGATACGACAACGTCGTCTCGATGGCGGGCGGCTTCACTCGGTGGCGCAACGAGGGGAATCCGGTCGAGGTGCCGCGCGTCCTCTCGGAGGCGGACCGGCGCCGCTACAGCCGCCATCTGATGATCCCGGAGGTTGGGGAAGCGGGGCAGATCAAGCTGCTGCAGTCCCGGGTTCTCCTTGTGGGGGCCGGCGGGCTCGGCAGCCCGGCCGGCTACTATCTCGCCGCCGCCGGCGTCGGGACGCTCGGGATCGTCGATTTCGACGTCGTCGACGAGAGCAACCTGCAGCGGCAGATTCTGCACGCGGCGGATCGGGTCGGCATGCCCAAGACCGAATCGGCCCGCCGCACCTTGTCGGGCTTGAATCCAGCCATCAAAGTCGTCCCGATGGAGGCGCGGCTGAGCAGCGCCAACGTCGAGTCGATCTTCAAGGACTACGACATCATTGTGGACGGCAGTGACAATTTTCCGACCCGCTATCTGGTCAACGACGCCTGCGTCCTGATGAAGAAGCCTAACGTGCACGGCAGCGTCTATCGCTTCGAAGGCCAGGTCACGGTGTTCGATCCGCCGCGCGGGCCCTGCTACCGCTGCCTCTATCCGGAGCCGCCGCCGGCCGAGCTGGCCCCGTCGTGCGCCGATGCCGGCGTGCTCGGAGTGCTGCCCGGAGTCGTCGGGCTGCTGGAGGCGGTGGAGACCGTGAAGCTGATCCTGGGAGCCGGCGACACGCTGGTGGGTCGCCTGCTGCATTACGACGCGCTCAAGGCGGAGTTCCGCATGCTGAAGCTGCGCCGCGATCCGGCCTGCCGCTACTGCGGCGACGGCGCCGTCTTCCCCGGCTTCGTCGATTACGAGCAGTTCTGCGCCGACGCAGCCCGCCAGGCCTGA
- a CDS encoding M67 family metallopeptidase gives MLILDAATERALEAHARSGYPHEVCGLLVGRIEAPGARRVMEAKQAANLNRERAADRYDLDPADYLRIENEARARRLEVLGVYHSHPDHPSRPSETDRQRAEEIWQEAESWSYLILEVAAGVVASRRSWVLRGRVFQEEEIRVETSSAERQTCLS, from the coding sequence GTGTTGATCCTGGATGCGGCGACCGAGCGGGCCCTCGAGGCCCACGCCCGATCGGGCTATCCGCACGAAGTCTGCGGCCTTCTGGTGGGGCGCATCGAGGCGCCCGGCGCGCGCCGGGTCATGGAAGCGAAGCAGGCGGCCAACCTGAACCGCGAGCGGGCGGCGGACCGCTACGATCTCGATCCTGCCGATTATCTGCGCATCGAGAACGAGGCCCGCGCGCGACGGCTCGAGGTGCTGGGGGTGTACCACTCGCATCCCGATCACCCTTCGCGTCCCTCGGAGACCGATCGCCAGCGGGCCGAGGAGATCTGGCAGGAAGCGGAGAGCTGGTCCTACCTGATCCTCGAGGTGGCCGCCGGCGTGGTGGCCTCGCGCCGATCCTGGGTGCTGCGGGGGAGGGTGTTTCAGGAAGAGGAGATACGCGTCGAGACTTCGAGCGCGGAGCGCCAGACATGCCTGTCGTAA
- a CDS encoding ABC-F family ATP-binding cassette domain-containing protein yields MIRLSRVSRNYGVHEVLRQVEWLIPPDGRVGLVGPNGAGKTTLLRLIAGFEEPDAGSVDIVRGTSLGYLPQEGARLPEGTLLEAMLEPFREVYDLERELERLHLEMSTATGERLDSLTRQSGEVQHRFEAAGGFDLEIRAKIILGGLGFAPQDHARPLKEFSGGYRMRAALGALLLRRPDCLLLDEPTNHLDLEAVAWLEAFLADAPSALVIVSHDRTFLNRLATSIAEVENGKVRVWAGNYDRFRKAKDEARDIARKKAAQEAHRVEEIERFVERFRYKATKARQVQSRIKMLEKMEHTELMAEELSWNFSFPAVARSAQRVALLRDIDKSYGSRRVLAGASLEIFRGDRVALVGPNGCGKSTLLQILAGRVTPEAGQVELGEKVVLHYFAQHVLETLTAGRTVLEEMQAWAPGMGAQRLRSLLGIFQFSGEDVFKRVEVLSGGEKNRLALARLTLDPGNFLLLDEPTNHLDLPTREALEDALAGFTGTLLFVSHDRYFINKVATKVVAFDQGKLLSFRGGYDDYLGALKTGATAAPGSGSASNAGKNARALAGSATVSSVSPGAGGTGAAPTVPEARADRGSPSESRVRPSREDRRAQAEARNRRGRELRRAQERIRSLEAKIMPHETRLKEIGEALASGETYREPGLARSLGEEKKSLEIELAHLYDEWEEATSDLQREESGRA; encoded by the coding sequence ATGATTCGCCTGTCGCGCGTCTCTCGAAACTACGGCGTCCACGAAGTGCTGCGCCAAGTGGAATGGCTGATCCCGCCGGATGGCCGCGTCGGGCTGGTGGGTCCCAACGGCGCCGGCAAGACGACGCTGCTGCGCCTCATCGCCGGCTTCGAGGAGCCCGACGCCGGCAGTGTCGACATCGTCCGCGGCACCAGCCTCGGCTACCTTCCCCAGGAAGGAGCGCGCCTCCCGGAAGGGACTCTGCTGGAGGCCATGCTCGAGCCGTTCCGCGAGGTCTACGACCTGGAGCGCGAGCTCGAACGACTGCACCTTGAGATGTCCACCGCGACGGGGGAGCGCCTCGATTCGCTGACGCGCCAGTCGGGTGAGGTGCAGCACCGCTTCGAGGCGGCCGGCGGCTTCGACCTGGAGATCCGGGCCAAGATCATCCTGGGAGGATTGGGCTTCGCGCCGCAGGACCATGCCCGGCCTCTGAAGGAGTTCTCCGGAGGCTACCGCATGCGCGCCGCGCTGGGCGCCCTGCTGCTGCGCCGTCCCGACTGTCTGCTGCTGGACGAGCCGACCAACCACCTCGATCTCGAAGCGGTCGCCTGGCTCGAAGCCTTTCTGGCCGACGCCCCGTCGGCGCTGGTGATCGTGTCGCACGATCGCACCTTCCTCAACCGTCTGGCGACGTCGATCGCCGAGGTGGAGAACGGCAAGGTGAGGGTGTGGGCCGGAAACTACGACCGCTTCCGCAAGGCTAAGGACGAGGCGCGCGACATCGCGCGCAAGAAGGCGGCCCAGGAGGCGCACCGGGTGGAGGAGATCGAGCGCTTCGTGGAGCGCTTCCGCTACAAGGCCACCAAGGCCCGGCAGGTGCAAAGCCGCATCAAGATGCTGGAGAAGATGGAGCACACCGAGCTGATGGCGGAGGAGCTCTCCTGGAATTTCAGCTTTCCCGCCGTGGCGCGCTCCGCGCAGCGCGTGGCGCTGCTGCGCGATATCGACAAGTCCTACGGGAGCCGGCGCGTGCTCGCCGGCGCGAGCCTGGAGATCTTCCGGGGAGATCGCGTCGCGCTGGTGGGTCCCAACGGCTGTGGCAAGAGCACCCTGCTTCAGATCCTGGCGGGGCGCGTAACGCCCGAGGCGGGCCAGGTCGAGCTGGGGGAGAAGGTGGTCCTGCACTACTTCGCGCAGCATGTTCTGGAGACGCTCACAGCGGGCAGGACCGTGCTGGAGGAGATGCAGGCCTGGGCGCCCGGCATGGGGGCGCAGAGGCTGCGCTCGCTGCTCGGCATCTTCCAGTTCTCGGGGGAGGACGTGTTCAAGCGCGTCGAGGTCCTGAGCGGGGGCGAGAAGAACCGGCTGGCCCTGGCGCGCCTGACGCTCGATCCCGGCAATTTCCTGCTTCTCGACGAGCCGACCAACCACCTCGACCTGCCGACGCGCGAAGCCCTGGAGGACGCGCTGGCGGGATTTACCGGCACGCTCCTGTTCGTCTCCCACGACCGCTACTTCATCAACAAGGTGGCGACGAAGGTCGTGGCCTTCGACCAGGGAAAGCTTCTCTCCTTCCGGGGCGGATACGACGACTACCTTGGCGCGTTGAAGACGGGAGCCACGGCCGCTCCCGGAAGCGGCAGCGCGTCGAATGCCGGGAAGAACGCGCGTGCCCTCGCGGGAAGCGCGACGGTATCCTCCGTATCACCCGGTGCGGGAGGGACCGGCGCCGCTCCGACGGTTCCAGAGGCGCGCGCGGACCGCGGGAGCCCGAGCGAAAGTCGCGTTCGCCCGAGCCGTGAAGACCGGCGCGCCCAGGCGGAGGCCCGCAACCGCCGGGGCCGCGAGCTGCGCCGGGCGCAGGAGCGCATCCGCTCCCTCGAGGCCAAGATCATGCCCCACGAGACCCGCCTCAAGGAGATCGGAGAGGCGCTCGCCTCGGGAGAAACCTACCGGGAGCCGGGGCTGGCGCGCAGCCTGGGCGAGGAGAAGAAGAGCCTCGAGATCGAGCTGGCGCATCTCTACGATGAATGGGAAGAGGCGACTTCCGATCTGCAGCGCGAAGAGTCGGGTCGCGCCTGA
- a CDS encoding YqgE/AlgH family protein encodes MPDEHARLEPPVFLLATPQVVDPFFHKSVILLVSHEDSGSAGFIVNRVTESRVAEVLRTMGITWAGGGEDRVFFGGPVQPHLGTVIFDSQEAALPLAEGESQPPPAFQGVRLSRDVTSLSEIAKGPPASFRLLLGYAGWSAGQLVDEILRNDWLIAPLNKAVLFSSSPQEAWESAVRGVGLNPSDLGAWVSPSGQGQVN; translated from the coding sequence ATGCCCGACGAGCATGCCCGATTGGAGCCCCCGGTTTTTCTCCTGGCCACGCCACAAGTGGTCGATCCCTTTTTCCACAAGAGCGTCATTCTCCTGGTGAGCCACGAAGACAGCGGCAGCGCCGGGTTCATCGTGAACCGCGTGACCGAGAGCCGGGTGGCCGAGGTGCTGCGGACCATGGGGATCACCTGGGCAGGGGGCGGGGAGGATCGCGTCTTCTTCGGCGGTCCGGTCCAGCCGCACCTGGGGACCGTCATCTTCGACTCGCAGGAGGCCGCGCTGCCGCTGGCGGAAGGGGAATCGCAGCCGCCGCCCGCCTTTCAGGGCGTCCGCCTCAGCCGCGATGTCACGAGCCTTTCCGAGATCGCCAAGGGGCCCCCGGCGTCCTTCCGCCTGCTGCTGGGCTATGCCGGTTGGAGCGCCGGTCAGCTGGTCGACGAGATCCTGCGCAACGACTGGCTCATCGCTCCTCTGAACAAGGCCGTCCTCTTCAGCAGCTCGCCCCAGGAAGCCTGGGAGTCGGCGGTGCGCGGCGTCGGATTGAACCCGTCGGACCTCGGCGCCTGGGTTTCCCCATCCGGCCAGGGGCAGGTCAACTGA
- the ychF gene encoding redox-regulated ATPase YchF, whose translation MKIGLLGFPKVGKTTLFNILTGSELAVEKFSTGKAEPHLGVAKVPDARLDRLAALFKPRKLTPAQVDYLDIQGLAKGEAKDALFLKEMRNVDAIAHVVRAFTDDEIPHPEGSLDPRRDLETMETEFLLSDLEVASRRVEKLRLGLKKLKNAEDEKELAVLSRCLEALERETPIRSLEISPEDEKRLRGFAFLTAKPLLGIVNMGEEDAGRIGSFRPHFELEEFGARPKVALCAVSARIEMEIARLSSDDALAFMKDLGLEEPCLDRILRASHELLGLSVFFTTGEDEVKAWSIPRSCPAQRAAGTIHSDIERGFIRAEVIAYDRLMEAGTLAAARDKGWLRQEGKEYKVADGDIINFKFNV comes from the coding sequence GTGAAGATCGGCCTCCTGGGCTTCCCCAAGGTCGGGAAGACCACCCTGTTCAACATCCTCACCGGCTCCGAGCTGGCGGTGGAGAAGTTCTCCACAGGGAAAGCGGAGCCGCATCTGGGCGTGGCCAAGGTGCCCGATGCGCGGCTGGATCGGCTGGCGGCCCTCTTCAAGCCCCGCAAGCTGACGCCGGCGCAGGTCGATTACCTGGACATCCAGGGGCTGGCGAAAGGAGAGGCGAAAGACGCGCTGTTCCTGAAGGAAATGCGCAACGTGGACGCGATCGCGCATGTCGTGCGGGCCTTCACGGATGATGAGATTCCGCATCCGGAGGGCAGCCTGGATCCCAGGCGGGATCTGGAAACCATGGAAACGGAGTTCCTGCTCTCCGACCTGGAGGTCGCCTCCCGGCGCGTGGAGAAGCTTCGGCTGGGGTTGAAGAAGCTGAAGAACGCGGAGGACGAGAAGGAGCTGGCCGTGCTGTCGCGCTGCCTCGAGGCGCTGGAGCGCGAGACGCCGATTCGCAGCCTGGAAATCTCTCCCGAGGATGAGAAGCGGCTGCGCGGCTTCGCCTTCCTGACGGCCAAGCCGCTGCTGGGCATCGTCAACATGGGGGAGGAAGACGCGGGGCGCATCGGCTCGTTCCGCCCCCACTTCGAGCTGGAGGAATTCGGGGCCAGGCCAAAAGTGGCGCTGTGCGCCGTCTCGGCGCGCATCGAGATGGAGATTGCCCGCCTCTCCTCCGACGATGCGCTGGCCTTCATGAAAGACCTGGGCCTGGAGGAGCCCTGCCTGGATCGAATTCTGAGGGCCTCGCACGAACTTCTGGGGCTGTCGGTTTTCTTCACCACGGGCGAGGACGAGGTGAAGGCCTGGTCGATTCCGCGGTCCTGCCCCGCCCAGCGTGCCGCGGGGACAATCCACTCCGACATCGAGCGCGGCTTCATCCGCGCCGAGGTGATTGCCTACGATCGCCTGATGGAGGCGGGAACGCTGGCCGCGGCGCGCGACAAGGGCTGGCTGCGCCAGGAAGGGAAAGAGTACAAGGTCGCGGACGGCGACATCATCAATTTCAAGTTCAACGTCTAA
- the selA gene encoding L-seryl-tRNA(Sec) selenium transferase produces the protein MSDRSLQERLKEVPKVDVLLRLPEVEEASVRHGRERVAAALRGLVDELRQALSRGAARGAERAEWLQRLPRRLLDRLDSDLESSLRGVINATGVIVHTNLGRSPLSEAALSRVAAVGREYTTLEYDLEKGARGSRSVHAQRLLSVLFPGYRAHVVNNNAAAVLLALNTFAEDKEVIVSRGELVEIGGSFRIPDVMRKGQAILREVGTTNRTRIADYEKAIGPRTGLLLKVHTSNYRIVGFTHQASLQELVALGKKRDIPVMVDQGGGNLLDVAAVGIKGEEAVSQILSEGADLVSFSADKLLGGPQAGILIGSEVMVRRLRDNPLSRALRADKLTYAALEATLQAYVTGRAWSEVPVLRMIAESAGRLQERCGALADAIATASGGAVTARLLPGSSVVGGGAAPLEELPTWLLAVSCAGRSAAELERLLRAGTPAVVGRIQDGALVLDLRTVFPQQEDALVRAVAALASKD, from the coding sequence TTGAGCGATCGATCGCTCCAGGAGCGCCTCAAAGAGGTCCCTAAAGTGGACGTGCTGCTCCGGCTCCCGGAAGTTGAGGAAGCCAGCGTCCGCCACGGGCGGGAGCGGGTCGCGGCGGCGCTGCGCGGCCTGGTCGACGAGCTGCGCCAGGCGCTCTCCAGGGGCGCGGCCAGGGGGGCGGAGCGGGCAGAGTGGCTGCAGCGGCTCCCTCGCCGACTCCTCGACAGGCTCGACTCCGATCTCGAATCCTCCCTGCGCGGCGTGATCAACGCGACCGGGGTGATCGTGCATACCAACCTGGGGCGCTCGCCTCTCTCCGAGGCCGCCCTTTCCCGGGTCGCCGCCGTGGGGAGGGAGTACACGACGCTGGAATATGACCTCGAGAAAGGGGCCCGCGGGTCCCGATCGGTGCATGCCCAAAGGCTCTTGTCCGTCCTCTTTCCCGGCTATCGGGCCCACGTCGTCAACAACAACGCCGCGGCGGTGCTGCTGGCGTTGAACACCTTCGCCGAGGACAAGGAGGTCATCGTGTCGCGCGGCGAGCTGGTGGAGATTGGGGGAAGCTTCCGCATCCCCGACGTCATGCGCAAGGGCCAGGCGATCCTGCGCGAGGTCGGGACGACGAACCGGACACGCATCGCCGACTATGAAAAGGCGATCGGGCCGCGCACCGGGCTCCTCCTCAAAGTCCACACGAGCAATTACCGCATCGTCGGCTTCACGCATCAGGCCTCGCTGCAGGAGCTGGTGGCGCTCGGGAAAAAGCGGGACATCCCCGTCATGGTGGACCAGGGCGGCGGCAACCTGCTGGATGTCGCCGCGGTGGGCATCAAGGGAGAGGAAGCGGTGTCGCAGATCCTTTCAGAAGGAGCCGATCTGGTCAGCTTCAGCGCCGACAAGCTCCTGGGAGGGCCGCAGGCCGGAATCCTGATCGGCAGCGAGGTGATGGTGCGCCGCCTGCGCGACAACCCGCTGAGCCGGGCGCTGCGCGCCGACAAGTTGACCTACGCGGCCCTCGAGGCGACGCTGCAGGCCTACGTCACCGGTCGCGCCTGGAGCGAGGTCCCGGTCCTGCGGATGATTGCCGAGAGCGCCGGGCGCCTGCAGGAGCGATGCGGGGCGCTGGCGGATGCGATCGCCACGGCGAGCGGGGGGGCGGTCACGGCACGGCTGCTGCCGGGATCTTCGGTGGTGGGGGGAGGAGCGGCGCCCTTGGAAGAGCTGCCCACCTGGCTGCTGGCCGTCTCCTGTGCGGGACGATCGGCCGCCGAGCTGGAGCGCTTGCTGCGCGCCGGCACTCCCGCGGTGGTGGGCCGCATCCAGGACGGCGCCCTGGTGCTGGATCTGCGCACCGTGTTCCCGCAGCAGGAAGATGCCCTGGTGCGCGCCGTGGCGGCACTCGCGAGCAAAGATTAG
- a CDS encoding MXAN_5187 C-terminal domain-containing protein: protein MTLEEEIARLEKRVIQLRIQFDLFFAGGLPKPPLDPRDDLDRDIKRMGSTRDMKLSQRFMYNTLLNRWNIFTELWNKRIQAREEGTRIPAVARRRQGSSPAPQPPTAPAPGRRDPAERRLVARAAISSARDAEGELKTFYRSFLEARQGEGKAPSFEKFRTEIEKHIEIIRRKSSCERVDFRLYLENNKVALKAKPHKEEDEVS, encoded by the coding sequence ATGACACTCGAAGAGGAAATCGCAAGGCTGGAAAAGCGGGTCATCCAGCTCAGGATTCAGTTCGATCTTTTTTTCGCGGGGGGACTTCCCAAGCCGCCCCTCGATCCGCGCGATGATCTCGACCGCGACATCAAGCGGATGGGAAGCACGCGCGACATGAAGCTGTCGCAGCGCTTCATGTACAACACCCTGCTGAACCGATGGAACATCTTCACCGAGCTCTGGAACAAGAGGATACAGGCGCGCGAAGAAGGGACCCGCATCCCTGCCGTCGCCCGGCGGCGGCAGGGCTCCTCCCCTGCACCCCAGCCTCCCACCGCACCGGCACCCGGCCGGCGGGACCCCGCGGAGCGCCGGCTGGTGGCCCGCGCCGCAATCTCCAGCGCCCGGGACGCCGAAGGAGAGCTGAAGACCTTCTACCGCTCCTTTCTGGAAGCCCGGCAAGGCGAAGGCAAGGCCCCGAGCTTCGAAAAGTTCCGCACCGAGATCGAGAAACATATCGAGATCATCCGCAGGAAGTCGTCTTGTGAGCGCGTGGACTTTCGCCTATACTTGGAAAACAATAAGGTTGCGCTGAAGGCGAAACCCCACAAAGAGGAGGACGAAGTCTCTTGA